One region of Mycobacterium riyadhense genomic DNA includes:
- a CDS encoding ribbon-helix-helix protein, CopG family, whose amino-acid sequence MRTTIRIDDELYREVKTQAARSGRTVAAVLEDAVRRGLNPASQRAGGRYAVRATGKGGLRPGIDLSSNAAVVEAMAEGKSLDALR is encoded by the coding sequence GTGCGCACCACGATCCGAATCGATGACGAGCTCTACCGCGAGGTGAAGACGCAAGCCGCCCGGTCGGGGCGCACGGTGGCGGCGGTTCTCGAAGACGCGGTGCGGCGTGGTCTCAACCCCGCTAGCCAACGTGCTGGAGGGCGTTATGCGGTCCGGGCGACGGGCAAGGGAGGGCTTCGCCCCGGAATTGATCTCTCGTCAAACGCAGCTGTCGTCGAAGCGATGGCCGAAGGCAAATCACTCGATGCGCTGCGTTGA
- a CDS encoding type II toxin-antitoxin system VapC family toxin: MRCVDVNVLVYAHRRDLPEHSDYRRLLERLANDDQPLGLPDLALGAFVRVMTNRRIFTEPTTSDEAWEAVDALLAAPAAMQLRAGERHWRLFRQLALDIDARGNDIADAYLAAYALENNATWLSTDRGFARFHRLRWTHPRDLEI; this comes from the coding sequence ATGCGCTGCGTTGACGTCAACGTTCTTGTGTATGCGCACCGGAGAGACCTTCCCGAACATTCGGACTATCGACGGCTGCTCGAGCGGCTGGCCAACGACGACCAGCCGCTCGGTCTGCCCGACCTCGCACTCGGTGCCTTCGTTCGGGTGATGACCAACCGCCGCATCTTCACGGAGCCGACCACCTCGGATGAAGCGTGGGAGGCCGTCGACGCGCTCCTCGCCGCCCCGGCTGCGATGCAGCTACGCGCAGGAGAGCGCCACTGGAGGTTGTTCCGTCAGCTTGCTCTCGATATTGATGCGCGTGGCAACGACATCGCCGACGCCTATTTGGCCGCCTACGCCCTAGAGAACAATGCGACCTGGCTCAGCACTGACCGCGGCTTCGCGCGTTTCCATCGATTGCGGTGGACTCATCCGCGGGATCTCGAGATCTGA
- a CDS encoding sialate:H+ symport family MFS transporter, with the protein MKTQRLTSDERNSFIAAFLGWTMDAFDYFLVVLVYADIAKTFHHTKAEVAFVTTATLVMRPVGALLFGLWADRVGRRVPLMVDVAFYSVVGFLCAFAPNFTVLVILRLLYGIGMGGEWGLGAALAMEKVPTQRRGFFSGLLQEGYAFGYLLATVASLVVMNLLGLSWRWLFGLSIIPALISLIIRYRVKESEVWEAAQDRMRLTSTKIRDVLRDATIIRRFFYLVLLMTAFNWMSHGTQDIYPTFLTATTDHGAGLSSTTARWIVVVYNIGAIVGGLVFGTLSERFSRRYTVIFCALLGLPIVPLFAYSHTAAMLCLGSFLMQVCVQGAWGVIPAHLTELSPDAIRGLYPGVTYQLGNLLAAFNLPIQEELAETHGYPFALAATIVPVLCAVAILTAIGKDATGIRFGTTESAFLATESGDGQISRSRG; encoded by the coding sequence GTGAAAACACAGCGGTTGACAAGCGACGAGCGAAACTCGTTCATCGCGGCGTTTCTGGGCTGGACAATGGACGCGTTCGATTACTTCCTTGTGGTGCTGGTGTATGCCGATATCGCAAAGACCTTCCATCACACCAAGGCCGAAGTCGCATTCGTCACCACTGCCACCCTGGTCATGCGCCCCGTCGGCGCGTTGCTGTTCGGGCTGTGGGCCGACCGGGTCGGGCGGCGCGTCCCGCTGATGGTCGACGTGGCGTTCTATTCGGTGGTCGGATTTCTGTGTGCGTTTGCACCCAACTTCACGGTTCTGGTGATCCTGCGACTGCTGTACGGCATTGGCATGGGCGGAGAGTGGGGGCTGGGCGCCGCTCTCGCCATGGAGAAGGTTCCGACCCAGCGACGCGGGTTTTTTTCCGGACTGCTCCAAGAGGGCTACGCATTCGGCTATCTGCTGGCCACCGTCGCATCGCTGGTTGTAATGAACTTGCTGGGATTGTCATGGCGCTGGTTGTTCGGCCTGTCCATCATCCCGGCCTTGATCAGCCTGATCATTCGATACCGGGTGAAGGAATCGGAGGTGTGGGAAGCCGCGCAGGACCGGATGCGGCTGACCAGCACCAAAATCCGCGACGTGCTGCGCGACGCCACGATCATCCGTCGGTTCTTCTATCTCGTGCTGCTGATGACAGCCTTCAACTGGATGAGCCACGGGACTCAAGACATTTACCCGACTTTCCTGACGGCGACCACCGACCACGGTGCGGGCCTATCCAGCACAACCGCGCGGTGGATCGTGGTGGTGTACAACATCGGCGCCATCGTCGGTGGGTTGGTGTTCGGAACACTGTCTGAGCGGTTCAGCCGGCGCTACACCGTCATTTTCTGCGCACTCCTGGGACTGCCGATCGTGCCGCTCTTCGCCTACTCGCACACGGCCGCGATGCTGTGTCTGGGCTCGTTTTTGATGCAAGTATGCGTACAGGGCGCGTGGGGTGTGATACCAGCGCATCTCACCGAGCTGTCGCCCGATGCCATCCGCGGCCTCTACCCGGGCGTGACCTACCAGCTGGGAAATCTGCTGGCGGCGTTCAATCTGCCCATTCAAGAAGAGCTGGCAGAAACCCACGGCTATCCCTTCGCGTTGGCCGCGACGATCGTGCCGGTGCTGTGCGCGGTTGCCATACTGACGGCGATTGGCAAGGACGCCACCGGAATCCGCTTTGGCACAACGGAAAGCGCTTTTCTTGCAACCGAGTCAGGTGACGGTCAGATCTCGAGATCCCGCGGATGA
- a CDS encoding amidohydrolase family protein: MRIIDADGHVAENSSLTIEAIRRWPDHVRPSTDKRLRLTIEGRNYPEDRGPGAGCPPEHGITTAPDINYSSAEGVVGDADRDHIDTMVLYPSLGLCTPSLEDPEFAAGFARLYNQWIADYCAPTKGRLRGVAVTPVEHGQVAIDIMAEAKDLGLVATLVPPALKTRNLDHPDLDPFYAAAAELGMPLGIHGAPGIHLPKIGVDRFTNYIQVHCISFPFDQMTAMTAMVSGGVFERHPDLRVAFLEAGAGWVPFFIDRLHEHYEKRGDWIERGWRRDPHDYLQAGNIWVTCEPEEPILPGVIDVLGADFIMFASDYPHWDGEWPDSTKHLRNRTDIAEEAREKIAGRNAQRFYGLN; this comes from the coding sequence ATGCGAATCATCGATGCCGATGGGCACGTCGCCGAGAACTCGTCGTTGACGATCGAAGCAATCAGACGCTGGCCAGATCACGTGAGGCCCAGCACCGACAAACGGCTACGGCTGACGATCGAAGGCCGCAACTATCCGGAGGATCGAGGCCCAGGCGCCGGTTGCCCGCCCGAGCACGGGATCACCACGGCGCCCGACATCAACTACTCCAGCGCCGAGGGCGTAGTCGGCGACGCCGACCGCGATCACATCGACACCATGGTCCTGTATCCCAGCCTGGGGCTGTGCACACCCAGCCTCGAAGACCCCGAGTTTGCCGCGGGATTCGCGCGTCTGTACAACCAGTGGATCGCGGACTACTGCGCGCCCACGAAGGGCCGGCTGCGCGGCGTCGCGGTGACCCCGGTTGAACACGGTCAGGTGGCCATCGACATCATGGCCGAAGCCAAGGACCTGGGACTGGTCGCGACCCTGGTCCCGCCGGCGCTGAAGACCCGCAACCTCGACCATCCCGACCTTGACCCGTTCTACGCCGCCGCCGCAGAACTCGGGATGCCGCTCGGCATCCACGGCGCGCCGGGCATTCATTTGCCGAAAATCGGCGTCGACCGCTTCACCAACTACATCCAGGTGCACTGCATCAGCTTCCCGTTCGACCAGATGACCGCGATGACGGCGATGGTCTCCGGCGGCGTCTTCGAACGTCATCCCGACCTGCGGGTCGCCTTCCTCGAAGCGGGCGCGGGCTGGGTCCCGTTCTTCATCGATCGACTGCACGAGCATTACGAGAAGCGCGGAGATTGGATTGAGCGGGGCTGGCGGCGCGATCCACACGACTACCTACAGGCTGGCAACATCTGGGTGACCTGTGAACCCGAGGAGCCGATCCTGCCCGGGGTGATCGACGTGCTCGGCGCCGACTTCATCATGTTCGCCAGTGACTACCCACATTGGGACGGCGAGTGGCCCGATAGCACAAAACACCTGCGCAATCGCACAGATATCGCCGAGGAAGCGCGAGAAAAGATCGCCGGGCGCAACGCTCAACGCTTCTATGGGCTCAACTGA
- a CDS encoding phage holin family protein has product MMAFLIRAALTGFALWVVTHFVSGMRFVGGDTTLQRIGIIFVVAVIFGLVNAIIKPIVQFLSIPLYILTLGLFHIVINAFMLWITARITENTTHWGLQIDHFWWTAIWAAILLSIVSWMLSLLTRRASRMRQ; this is encoded by the coding sequence ATGATGGCTTTTCTGATCCGCGCAGCATTGACCGGGTTCGCGTTGTGGGTCGTCACGCATTTTGTATCGGGGATGCGCTTTGTGGGCGGAGACACCACGCTGCAGCGGATCGGCATTATTTTCGTGGTCGCGGTGATCTTCGGTCTGGTCAACGCGATCATCAAACCCATCGTGCAATTCCTGTCGATCCCGCTTTACATCCTGACGCTGGGACTTTTCCACATCGTCATCAACGCATTCATGCTGTGGATCACCGCCCGCATCACGGAGAACACCACCCACTGGGGTCTGCAAATCGACCACTTCTGGTGGACCGCAATCTGGGCGGCGATCTTGTTGTCCATCGTGAGCTGGATGCTGTCGCTGCTGACACGCCGCGCATCTCGCATGCGGCAGTAG
- a CDS encoding enoyl-CoA hydratase/isomerase family protein — protein MSIDYTRQAHIVTITINRPEARNSLDMEHFRDLAHAWAAFRDDPDAWVAVITGTGRDFCTGADLKKFIPELTGVLPRPEGWNKTDAIHAVLHQFPVYKPIVAAVNGFCVAGGFEMLGSTDIRVAVPEARFAVMEPKRGLFAGGGSTVRLPRQIPYALAMELLLTADLVDAQRALEMGLVNRVVEANQLMETAYDYAERIVANAPLAVFATKQSAVEGLALDLESAYANETRHSNRVFETEDAKEGPRAFAEKRPPRWRAR, from the coding sequence GTGAGCATTGACTACACGCGGCAAGCCCACATCGTCACCATCACGATCAACCGTCCCGAAGCGCGCAACTCGCTCGACATGGAGCATTTCCGCGATTTGGCGCACGCCTGGGCTGCGTTTCGAGACGACCCCGACGCCTGGGTCGCCGTTATCACCGGCACCGGCCGCGACTTCTGTACTGGAGCCGACCTCAAGAAGTTCATCCCCGAACTGACCGGTGTGCTGCCCCGCCCCGAGGGGTGGAACAAGACCGACGCGATCCATGCCGTCCTGCATCAATTCCCCGTGTACAAACCGATCGTCGCTGCCGTAAATGGGTTTTGCGTCGCCGGCGGTTTCGAGATGCTGGGCTCGACCGACATCCGAGTGGCCGTACCCGAGGCGCGATTTGCGGTGATGGAACCCAAGCGCGGACTGTTCGCCGGCGGCGGGAGCACTGTGCGGCTGCCGCGTCAGATTCCGTACGCGCTCGCGATGGAGCTGCTGCTGACCGCCGACCTCGTGGACGCGCAGCGTGCTCTGGAAATGGGCCTAGTCAACCGGGTGGTCGAAGCCAACCAGCTGATGGAGACCGCCTACGACTACGCCGAACGCATCGTGGCCAACGCGCCGCTCGCGGTTTTTGCGACAAAGCAGTCGGCCGTCGAAGGACTGGCGCTCGACCTGGAGTCGGCCTACGCCAACGAGACCCGGCACAGCAACCGGGTGTTTGAAACCGAGGACGCCAAGGAGGGACCCCGCGCGTTCGCCGAAAAGCGACCGCCTCGGTGGCGGGCGCGCTGA
- a CDS encoding anti-sigma factor antagonist (This anti-anti-sigma factor, or anti-sigma factor antagonist, belongs to a family that includes characterized members SpoIIAA, RsbV, RsfA, and RsfB.), protein MNTVAVGSLPGPSNSRPSSQLSDSHSGLRAVTECTGTAVVVHVGGDVDASNEAVWQRLVSRSAAIAIAPGPYVIDVRELDFMGSCAYAVLAQESVRCRRRGVSLRLVSNQPIVARTIAACGLRRLLPMYSSVETALVPPSSG, encoded by the coding sequence ATGAACACTGTCGCTGTCGGATCACTTCCCGGTCCTTCGAACTCACGGCCGAGTTCACAACTCAGCGACTCGCATAGCGGTCTACGGGCGGTCACCGAGTGCACTGGCACGGCCGTGGTGGTTCATGTCGGCGGCGACGTTGACGCCAGCAACGAAGCCGTCTGGCAACGTTTGGTGAGCCGGAGCGCCGCCATCGCCATCGCTCCCGGCCCGTACGTAATCGACGTGCGCGAGCTCGATTTCATGGGCTCGTGTGCCTACGCTGTTTTGGCTCAGGAGTCGGTGCGGTGTCGTCGCCGTGGCGTGAGCCTGCGGCTGGTCAGCAACCAGCCGATCGTGGCCCGCACGATTGCCGCGTGCGGACTGCGCCGCCTGTTGCCGATGTATTCGTCGGTCGAGACCGCGCTGGTGCCGCCCAGCAGCGGGTAG
- a CDS encoding FAD-dependent oxidoreductase, translating into MATGVQQVIVVGAGVSGLTSAVCLAEAGWSVRVWTAAMPQQTTSAVAGAVWGPRAIEPAAKTLAWAEHSLHEFRYLAEDPSTGVRLAPALSVAESTEDEGMPPGMELIPDLRRADATELPEGFRVGFRSTMPMVDMPQYLDYLRTRLAAAGCEIELHRVRSLAEAADAAPLVINCAGLGARQVAGDDTVRPRFGQHVVLTNPGLEQLFVELDNPSEWICYFPHPQRVVCGGVSIPDRWDTTPDPEVTDRILRDCRRIEPRLAEAAVIETITGLRPDRPSVRVAAEQVGRARCIHNYGHGGDGVTLSWGCAREVARLARGDR; encoded by the coding sequence GTGGCAACAGGTGTGCAACAGGTCATTGTGGTTGGCGCCGGAGTCAGTGGCCTGACGTCGGCGGTGTGCCTGGCTGAGGCGGGGTGGTCGGTGCGGGTGTGGACTGCCGCGATGCCCCAGCAGACGACCTCGGCGGTGGCGGGCGCCGTCTGGGGACCACGAGCAATCGAACCGGCTGCCAAGACCCTTGCCTGGGCTGAGCATTCGCTACACGAGTTCCGCTACTTGGCCGAGGATCCCAGCACCGGCGTGCGCCTGGCACCGGCACTGTCTGTCGCCGAATCGACCGAGGACGAGGGGATGCCGCCAGGCATGGAGTTGATCCCGGACCTGCGACGTGCGGATGCTACTGAGCTCCCCGAGGGCTTTCGGGTGGGCTTTCGCTCCACCATGCCGATGGTCGACATGCCCCAATATCTCGATTACCTCAGGACGCGACTGGCCGCGGCGGGCTGTGAAATCGAATTGCATCGGGTGCGTTCGCTGGCGGAGGCCGCCGACGCGGCACCGCTAGTGATCAACTGCGCCGGCCTGGGCGCTCGACAGGTAGCTGGCGATGACACGGTGCGGCCGCGGTTTGGTCAACACGTCGTTCTCACCAATCCCGGGCTGGAACAACTATTTGTCGAACTCGACAACCCTTCGGAATGGATCTGCTACTTTCCCCACCCGCAGCGCGTGGTTTGCGGCGGCGTCAGCATTCCGGACCGATGGGACACCACGCCCGACCCCGAGGTGACCGATCGGATCCTACGGGACTGCCGCCGGATCGAACCGCGGCTTGCCGAGGCCGCGGTGATCGAGACGATTACCGGGTTGCGTCCGGATCGGCCGTCGGTACGCGTGGCGGCAGAGCAAGTCGGGCGAGCACGGTGCATCCACAACTACGGTCACGGCGGTGATGGTGTGACGCTGTCATGGGGCTGCGCGCGCGAAGTGGCGCGCCTTGCCAGAGGTGATCGGTAA
- a CDS encoding SRPBCC family protein, which produces MQSYTVRFHVDASPKKVWRVLHPPAPPNSPRPRILKWPTGSMEILNEGDEAGEGLVRTCIFEVPKYLLSGGKARSFETVTEAKIHKLSRYVAVGAPLWSRAEGYHQLDEQPDGTTVLTFHETYHAYNPVSRFFLERSVYAKISRDNLKTYEHALGLAGRVKRLP; this is translated from the coding sequence ATGCAGTCCTACACCGTGCGATTCCACGTCGACGCGTCTCCGAAAAAGGTGTGGCGGGTGCTCCATCCGCCCGCGCCGCCCAACTCACCCCGGCCGCGGATCCTCAAGTGGCCTACCGGCAGCATGGAAATCCTCAACGAGGGCGACGAAGCCGGCGAGGGCCTGGTCCGAACCTGCATCTTCGAAGTGCCCAAGTACCTGCTTTCCGGTGGTAAGGCGCGATCCTTTGAGACGGTCACCGAGGCGAAGATCCACAAACTGTCGCGTTACGTGGCCGTCGGCGCGCCACTGTGGTCCCGCGCCGAGGGCTACCACCAACTTGACGAACAGCCCGACGGCACCACCGTGCTGACCTTCCACGAGACGTACCATGCCTATAACCCGGTGTCGCGCTTCTTCCTCGAACGCTCGGTGTACGCGAAAATCTCTCGGGACAACCTCAAGACCTACGAGCACGCGCTCGGCTTAGCCGGCCGGGTCAAGCGGTTGCCCTAA
- a CDS encoding NAD(P)H-dependent flavin oxidoreductase — MPLNTRLTEFFGIQHPILLAPMAEASGGRLAAAVTGAGGLGLIGGGYGDAAWLQREFDETQGSRVGVGFITWSLASNPELLDLALARQPATIMLSFGDPTKFANRIHRANVPLTLQVQTLDQARRALDTGAEIIVAQGGEAGGHGMSARSTFTLVPDVVDLVAEQSAKTLVVAAGGVADGRGLAAALALGAGGALVGTRLWASTEALVTPQAQQRAIRAGGDDTVRTRVYDLVRQRDWPDEYDARLITNSLIEAWHGKDSELVARLPETVSAFQKALAAQDFDVVTPLVGEAIGLVHDVRPAADIVREMASDAARILNQSRGDQSDVRSNRLCH; from the coding sequence ATGCCACTGAATACCCGTCTTACCGAGTTCTTCGGTATCCAACATCCGATCCTGCTTGCGCCGATGGCCGAGGCGTCCGGGGGGCGGCTGGCCGCGGCCGTGACGGGCGCCGGTGGCCTAGGTCTGATCGGAGGGGGTTACGGCGACGCGGCCTGGCTGCAGCGCGAATTTGACGAGACGCAAGGCTCAAGGGTCGGAGTCGGGTTCATCACCTGGAGCCTGGCGAGCAATCCCGAACTGCTCGACCTGGCCCTAGCGAGGCAGCCGGCCACGATCATGCTGTCGTTCGGTGACCCGACGAAGTTCGCCAACCGCATTCACCGGGCCAACGTTCCGCTCACCCTGCAGGTGCAGACCCTCGACCAGGCTCGCCGTGCCCTGGACACCGGCGCGGAAATCATCGTGGCGCAGGGCGGCGAGGCGGGCGGGCACGGAATGAGTGCTCGCTCAACGTTCACGCTCGTGCCCGACGTCGTCGACCTCGTCGCCGAACAGTCGGCCAAAACGCTTGTGGTGGCTGCCGGAGGTGTCGCCGACGGTCGCGGACTAGCGGCCGCGCTGGCGCTCGGCGCCGGCGGCGCGCTCGTCGGCACCCGGCTGTGGGCCAGCACGGAGGCGCTGGTGACACCGCAAGCACAACAGCGAGCCATCCGGGCCGGTGGAGACGACACGGTTCGCACTCGAGTCTATGACCTTGTAAGACAACGAGATTGGCCCGACGAATACGACGCGCGGTTGATCACCAACTCGTTGATCGAGGCCTGGCACGGCAAAGATTCCGAACTGGTGGCGCGGTTGCCGGAGACGGTGAGTGCCTTCCAGAAAGCACTCGCCGCGCAGGACTTCGATGTCGTCACCCCGTTGGTGGGCGAGGCGATAGGGCTGGTTCACGATGTTCGCCCCGCCGCTGACATCGTGCGCGAAATGGCAAGTGACGCCGCACGAATCCTGAATCAGTCAAGAGGTGACCAGTCCGACGTCCGCAGCAACCGACTCTGCCACTGA
- a CDS encoding alpha/beta fold hydrolase has translation MTDQSVNRRESAMTTIQTRAGRVAYRELGSGPAVLLLHATLHDRHDYDPIVETLARRYRTIAVDWPGHGDSDPVDASMQASAPLFADVLEDVVDGLGLSRASLIGNSVGGFAAARLAINRPEFVAGLVLVNTGGFVRWNPLSRTFCRVLGTPAVFRAAAPLLVHGYMKARTGLDREIAERAIAKAKTADGVRTGTALWRSFPTPGHDLRGRAAELSSPTLIVWGKKDIAIPLSAGRATQKAIRGSRLEVLDTGHVVFSSDPQGFLALAEPFLAAVGLPR, from the coding sequence ATGACCGACCAGTCGGTCAACAGAAGAGAGAGCGCAATGACGACTATCCAAACCAGGGCAGGACGCGTGGCCTATCGCGAACTAGGCAGTGGGCCAGCGGTTTTGCTGCTCCATGCGACACTGCATGATCGGCATGACTACGACCCGATCGTCGAGACACTGGCGCGCCGCTACCGCACCATTGCGGTGGACTGGCCCGGGCACGGGGATTCGGATCCTGTTGACGCCAGCATGCAGGCCAGCGCGCCCCTGTTCGCCGACGTGCTCGAGGACGTTGTCGATGGCCTGGGCCTGTCGCGGGCGTCGTTAATCGGAAATTCGGTTGGCGGGTTCGCCGCCGCGCGGCTGGCGATCAACCGTCCCGAGTTCGTCGCGGGACTGGTGCTCGTCAACACCGGCGGGTTCGTCCGCTGGAATCCGCTGTCCCGCACGTTTTGCCGCGTGCTCGGCACGCCAGCGGTGTTCCGGGCCGCCGCTCCCCTGCTCGTGCATGGCTACATGAAGGCCAGGACCGGCCTTGACCGCGAGATCGCCGAGCGCGCCATCGCCAAAGCGAAGACGGCCGACGGCGTGCGGACCGGAACAGCGCTGTGGCGAAGCTTCCCCACGCCCGGGCATGACTTGCGCGGCCGTGCCGCCGAGCTGTCGTCGCCCACGCTGATCGTGTGGGGCAAGAAGGACATCGCGATCCCGCTGAGCGCAGGGCGCGCGACCCAGAAAGCCATTCGCGGCTCCCGCCTCGAGGTCCTCGACACCGGGCACGTGGTGTTCTCGTCGGATCCGCAAGGCTTTCTCGCGCTCGCCGAACCGTTCTTGGCTGCCGTCGGGTTGCCGCGATGA
- a CDS encoding IS607 family transposase — protein sequence MNLAAWAERNGVARVTAYRWFHGGQLPVPARKVGRLILVDAPAGQVGRRGRTAVYARVSSADQKADLDRQVARVTAWATEQQIPVDKVVTEVGSALNGHRRKFLALLGDPTVTLIVVEHRDRFCRFGSGYVQVALDAQGRELIVVDSAEVDDDLVRDITEILTSMCARLYGKRAAANRAQRAVAAAARAGEDEAA from the coding sequence ATGAATCTGGCGGCGTGGGCTGAGCGCAACGGTGTGGCGCGGGTAACTGCGTATCGCTGGTTCCATGGCGGGCAGTTGCCGGTTCCTGCCCGCAAGGTTGGGCGACTGATTCTCGTCGACGCGCCAGCCGGCCAGGTGGGGCGGCGTGGGCGGACGGCGGTGTATGCGCGGGTGTCGTCGGCTGATCAGAAGGCGGACCTGGATCGGCAAGTAGCGCGGGTGACCGCGTGGGCCACTGAGCAACAGATACCTGTCGACAAGGTCGTTACCGAAGTCGGGTCGGCGCTGAACGGGCACCGCCGCAAGTTCCTTGCGCTGCTGGGTGATCCGACGGTGACGCTGATTGTGGTGGAACATCGGGACCGGTTCTGCCGGTTCGGCTCTGGGTACGTGCAGGTGGCGCTGGACGCCCAAGGCCGTGAGCTGATTGTGGTGGATTCGGCCGAGGTCGATGACGACCTGGTGCGCGATATCACCGAGATCTTGACGTCGATGTGTGCCCGTCTCTACGGCAAACGCGCTGCTGCCAACCGTGCTCAGCGGGCCGTCGCCGCGGCGGCACGCGCCGGGGAAGACGAGGCTGCGTGA